GATGATTTAGGTAAAGGCACCAGCTATGGTCAGCACCAGATTGGTCGTTCGCGCCAATTTAGCGTGACCTTAAGCGCGGCGTTTTAAGCAGCAAATTATAGAGGTGCCATTCGTGGCACCTTTTTCATAATAACAACTCCTGAGCTAACCCCGACCTACCGACCCATAACAAGAGAGTCACAGCTATGTTGGCCACTAATACAAGAGTACTTATTGTTGAAGACGATCAAGAATTAAACGAGCAACTATCACAACTGTTAACCAATCAAGGTTATCAAGTCGAGCAAAGTTATGACGGCGAAGCGGGACTTCTTAAGGCCGTTAGCAAAGAGTTTCAGCTAATTTTGCTCGATGTGATGCTGCCAGTCATGGATGGACTAAGCATGCTCAAAGTGCTGAGAAAATCCTGCCAAACCCCAGTGGTAATGGTTACCGCTAAAGATGCCGAGCAAGAACGCATTGCTGGCTTTTGCCAGGGCGCAGATGATTACGTTGCCAAGCCATTTAATACCACCGAACTATTGTTGCGTATTGAAGCCATTTTAAGGCGCAGTCAAACCAACCAAGAGTCTAATCGCGACG
This DNA window, taken from Shewanella maritima, encodes the following:
- a CDS encoding response regulator transcription factor, with the protein product MLATNTRVLIVEDDQELNEQLSQLLTNQGYQVEQSYDGEAGLLKAVSKEFQLILLDVMLPVMDGLSMLKVLRKSCQTPVVMVTAKDAEQERIAGFCQGADDYVAKPFNTTELLLRIEAILRRSQTNQESNRDELCFGELTLNSKTHQVTVAGQALEFTPTQFKLLWELLANQGEVLSKAYLYQRVLNRSISAYDRSIDMHLSRVRRKLNEVDGPGDRLQTSHGKGYCFI